The proteins below come from a single Candidatus Eisenbacteria bacterium genomic window:
- the ispD gene encoding 2-C-methyl-D-erythritol 4-phosphate cytidylyltransferase encodes MTAIVVAGGEGRRIGKDKNLIPLLGKPLLFHTLRAFEKARTVSDVILVVRKKNVESAKKLFVNKFKFGKIKKIVEGGRERQESVLKGLRWVRPDTEFVVVHDGARPLVRPSLIDKTVRACSVKGIEAVTTAVKATETVKKVRDAFIEKTLNRDELWLSQTPQVFRHRTMLAAHLLAFGEEFVGTDDVQLVERMDVKVKIIEGSRENLKITFPEDLIVAEAFLRKRRP; translated from the coding sequence GTGACCGCGATAGTTGTTGCCGGCGGTGAGGGTAGGAGGATCGGGAAGGACAAGAACCTGATCCCGCTCCTCGGAAAACCTCTTCTTTTCCACACCCTCAGAGCTTTCGAGAAAGCAAGAACTGTGAGTGATGTGATTCTTGTCGTGCGGAAAAAGAACGTGGAGTCGGCGAAGAAGCTTTTTGTCAATAAATTCAAGTTCGGAAAAATCAAAAAGATCGTCGAGGGCGGCCGCGAGAGGCAAGAATCGGTTTTGAAGGGACTGAGATGGGTAAGACCCGATACTGAATTTGTGGTGGTGCACGATGGCGCAAGACCGCTCGTTCGTCCGAGTCTCATTGATAAGACAGTCAGGGCATGCAGTGTCAAGGGCATCGAAGCGGTAACGACTGCCGTGAAAGCAACTGAGACTGTGAAAAAAGTGCGGGATGCCTTCATCGAAAAGACTCTGAACAGGGATGAGCTGTGGCTTTCCCAGACCCCTCAGGTCTTCAGGCACAGAACGATGCTTGCCGCTCACCTTCTGGCTTTCGGAGAGGAATTCGTCGGAACGGATGATGTTCAGCTTGTGGAGAGAATGGACGTAAAGGTGAAAATCATTGAAGGGAGCCGGGAAAACCTGAAGATCACGTTTCCCGAAGACCTGATAGTGGCAGAAGCATTCCTGAGGAAGAGGAGGCCTTGA
- the ispF gene encoding 2-C-methyl-D-erythritol 2,4-cyclodiphosphate synthase — MRKGTRAGIGYDAHRFVEGRPLIIGGVKLPYWKGLEGHSDADVLSHAIGDAILGAMSLGDIGKHFPDTDPAFKGISSLELLKRISSIISKNGGEITNVDSTVVLEEPRLSPYTTQMRKKIADALAVPEDAVCVKATTTEGLGATGRKEGIAAYAIAVVEVSGSPT; from the coding sequence TTGAGGAAGGGAACGAGGGCGGGAATCGGTTATGATGCGCACAGGTTCGTGGAAGGCAGGCCTCTCATCATCGGCGGCGTGAAGCTTCCCTACTGGAAGGGGCTTGAAGGTCACTCGGATGCGGATGTCCTCTCCCATGCAATCGGAGATGCGATTCTTGGGGCGATGAGTCTGGGAGACATCGGGAAGCATTTCCCGGATACCGACCCGGCCTTCAAAGGGATTTCGAGTCTTGAGCTCTTGAAAAGGATTTCTTCCATCATAAGTAAGAATGGCGGAGAGATCACGAATGTTGACTCCACCGTCGTGCTTGAAGAGCCGCGGCTCTCTCCATACACTACGCAGATGAGAAAAAAGATAGCTGATGCTCTTGCAGTCCCTGAAGATGCAGTTTGCGTCAAGGCAACGACTACAGAGGGGCTCGGTGCAACAGGAAGGAAAGAGGGAATTGCTGCTTATGCTATCGCAGTCGTCGAGGTGAGTGGCAGCCCTACTTGA
- a CDS encoding D-alanine--D-alanine ligase → MKKKVVVLMGGTSAERNVSLSSGKGITLALEKKGWSVIPIDTGLGRVLPRSELELLPHTSSTQVVAVKNEERAVDVVKMKEVKDTDVVFIALHGGIGEDGTLQALLDLVGVSYTGSGVLASALAMDKVMAKRVFIANGIPTPEWFLLSSKDSVQEYESSVDALGGYPVVVKPNDQGSTVGTTIVEKKSALGEAVECACRYSNEILVERYIPGREITVAVLGDEVLPIVEIEPENEMYDYECKYTKGKSKYTVPAKLSVEKTREIQELGLRAFRALKCSGFARVDLRLSPEGKPYCLELNTVPGMTETSLVPMAAKAVGIDFPELIERICELAAKKERKSRTARL, encoded by the coding sequence ATGAAAAAGAAGGTCGTTGTTCTCATGGGCGGAACTTCTGCTGAAAGAAACGTCTCCCTTTCAAGCGGTAAAGGTATAACGCTTGCGCTTGAGAAAAAGGGCTGGAGTGTCATTCCCATAGATACGGGTCTTGGTAGGGTACTTCCAAGAAGCGAGCTTGAACTTCTGCCTCACACGAGCTCCACTCAAGTGGTTGCCGTGAAGAACGAGGAGAGGGCTGTAGATGTCGTGAAGATGAAAGAAGTGAAAGATACGGACGTGGTCTTCATCGCGCTTCACGGCGGGATTGGTGAGGATGGGACGCTTCAGGCTCTTCTCGACCTTGTTGGCGTGTCTTACACAGGGTCCGGAGTGCTTGCAAGTGCGCTTGCGATGGACAAAGTGATGGCGAAAAGAGTCTTCATTGCCAATGGAATTCCGACTCCGGAATGGTTCCTTCTTTCTTCGAAAGACAGCGTTCAGGAGTATGAGTCTAGCGTGGACGCCCTCGGAGGATATCCTGTCGTGGTGAAACCGAACGACCAGGGTTCCACGGTTGGCACCACGATAGTGGAAAAGAAGAGTGCACTTGGCGAGGCAGTCGAATGTGCATGCCGCTACAGTAATGAGATTCTTGTCGAGAGGTACATACCGGGAAGAGAAATCACCGTTGCCGTCCTTGGCGATGAAGTGCTTCCGATCGTTGAGATAGAGCCTGAGAACGAAATGTATGACTATGAGTGCAAATACACTAAAGGGAAAAGCAAATACACTGTACCTGCCAAACTATCCGTTGAGAAAACCAGAGAGATTCAGGAACTTGGCCTGAGAGCTTTCCGTGCACTCAAATGCTCCGGGTTTGCAAGGGTTGATCTCAGACTCTCACCCGAAGGGAAGCCGTACTGTCTTGAGTTAAATACGGTCCCAGGAATGACCGAAACCAGTCTTGTTCCGATGGCTGCCAAAGCTGTCGGGATTGATTTCCCAGAGCTCATAGAGCGGATCTGCGAGCTTGCCGCGAAAAAAGAAAGGAAATCGAGGACCGCAAGGCTATGA
- a CDS encoding mechanosensitive ion channel — protein sequence MKLIISHGVKIVFILIIALVSIRILLLLIRRMEKAVQRDDTVGAEQIKRAKTLSQVLRTATLISVLTIAGVMVIKELGIDIGPILAGAGILGLAIGLGAQTLVKDIIGGILILGENQFRVGDVVRVGGVSGVVENMSLRTTILRDLEGAVHVIPNSEVKVVSNLTKGWSQAVVNVNIAYGEDIDKVMRILDEVGEELSLDETFSSLILEKPQVLGINEFGESHISIMMLVKTAPMKQWQAARELRRRIRKTFDAKGIAIPFPHRIVISKSAGNERGA from the coding sequence ATGAAACTCATCATCTCGCACGGAGTGAAGATCGTCTTCATTCTGATAATTGCTCTCGTTTCTATCAGGATTCTTCTCCTCCTGATCAGGAGGATGGAAAAAGCCGTGCAAAGGGACGACACAGTAGGCGCAGAGCAGATAAAAAGAGCCAAGACTCTTTCCCAGGTGTTGAGGACCGCAACGCTCATCTCTGTCCTTACCATTGCAGGCGTGATGGTCATCAAAGAGCTGGGCATAGACATCGGACCAATCCTTGCAGGTGCAGGAATACTTGGACTGGCCATTGGGCTTGGTGCCCAGACTCTGGTGAAAGACATAATCGGTGGAATCCTGATCCTTGGCGAGAACCAATTCAGAGTGGGTGATGTGGTCAGGGTCGGCGGGGTGTCCGGAGTAGTCGAGAACATGAGTCTGAGAACCACCATTCTCAGGGACCTTGAGGGCGCCGTTCATGTCATACCGAACAGTGAGGTCAAGGTTGTATCGAACCTCACAAAGGGCTGGTCGCAGGCCGTCGTGAATGTGAACATTGCGTACGGCGAGGATATTGACAAAGTCATGAGAATCCTTGATGAAGTTGGAGAAGAGCTCTCCCTGGACGAGACATTCTCATCTCTTATCCTTGAGAAACCGCAGGTCCTCGGAATCAACGAGTTCGGTGAATCACATATTTCGATAATGATGCTTGTGAAGACGGCTCCGATGAAGCAGTGGCAAGCCGCCCGCGAGCTGAGGAGGCGGATAAGGAAGACGTTTGACGCGAAGGGAATTGCGATACCATTTCCCCATCGCATTGTTATCTCAAAGAGCGCTGGGAACGAGCGGGGCGCATAA
- a CDS encoding serine O-acetyltransferase gives MGNILGDIRAVRERDPSAGNILTVILTHPGLHAVIAHRIASQLKRWGIPFIPHLISYASRGETGVYIHPSAQIGKRFFIDTGTGVVIGETAMVGDDVSVFQGVNLGGSGREKTKRHPTIGDRVVLAPGAKILGNITVGDDVYVAANSVVVKDVAPGNIAVGIPARLFKKEAKRFPLDHFHIPDPVSLQIDDMKKEIEKMRRVLETSGLKAQLSLLDDEQPSAVDEKRTE, from the coding sequence ATGGGAAACATACTTGGTGACATAAGAGCAGTCCGGGAACGAGACCCTTCTGCCGGAAATATTCTTACAGTCATTCTTACTCATCCCGGCCTTCATGCAGTTATCGCGCACAGGATTGCCTCTCAGCTCAAGAGGTGGGGAATTCCTTTCATCCCTCACCTGATTTCCTACGCATCGAGGGGAGAGACCGGTGTTTACATTCATCCATCTGCCCAGATCGGAAAGAGATTCTTCATCGACACCGGCACAGGTGTGGTGATTGGTGAGACTGCGATGGTCGGGGATGATGTTTCTGTCTTTCAGGGTGTGAATCTGGGGGGATCGGGGAGAGAAAAGACAAAGAGGCATCCGACTATTGGTGACAGGGTTGTTCTCGCACCTGGGGCGAAAATTCTTGGAAATATCACAGTCGGCGACGATGTTTATGTGGCAGCGAACTCCGTTGTGGTGAAAGATGTAGCGCCTGGAAATATTGCTGTTGGAATTCCGGCGAGACTGTTCAAGAAAGAGGCAAAGAGATTTCCTCTTGACCATTTTCATATTCCAGATCCGGTTTCGCTGCAGATTGACGATATGAAGAAGGAAATCGAGAAGATGAGGCGCGTTCTGGAAACTTCAGGACTCAAGGCACAGCTTTCACTCCTTGACGATGAACAACCTTCCGCAGTTGATGAAAAGCGCACTGAGTGA
- the cysS gene encoding cysteine--tRNA ligase translates to MTLQVHDNLTRQKWQFIPFKDGQVGMYVCGMTVQDKPHLGHMFSSVAGDMLRRYLEYMGFTVTYLYNFTDIDDKIIEKAKAESVNYQVIALRNTEAYFACADLLNIKRASIYPRATEHIPEILELIRKLEEKNLAYASGTDVYYNVSRFKSYGKLSGKKIDELRAGARVEVGESKRNPLDFCLWKGAKEGEPFWESPWGKGRPGWHIECSAMSMAYLGETFDIHGGGQDLIFPHHENEIAQSEGATGKPFVNFWVENGLVNLTSEKMSKSTRHFIAADEILREFAPEAVRFYLLSNHYTSPIEFNEARLNEAGAALERLKNSMRRALELEESEAGKKEIAKGAPILKTIGKTKELFHESMEDDFNSAKAIGHLFELGKEVNLSLERGGDAPAIGAAGRSLQELGAILGLFWKEERRDVPPEVIQLARERELARDKKEWERADSIRKSLFDQGFILEDHAGGTRIRRK, encoded by the coding sequence GTGACGCTTCAAGTCCACGACAACTTGACCAGACAGAAATGGCAGTTCATTCCTTTCAAAGATGGACAGGTCGGAATGTATGTGTGCGGGATGACTGTCCAGGACAAGCCTCATCTCGGGCACATGTTTTCAAGTGTTGCCGGAGACATGCTCAGACGGTATCTCGAATACATGGGATTCACCGTCACGTACCTCTATAACTTCACCGATATCGACGACAAGATAATCGAGAAGGCAAAAGCAGAGAGTGTTAACTATCAGGTGATTGCCCTGCGAAATACTGAAGCATATTTTGCCTGCGCTGATCTCCTCAACATCAAAAGGGCCAGTATCTATCCGCGCGCAACGGAGCATATTCCGGAGATACTGGAGTTGATAAGAAAGCTTGAGGAAAAGAATCTCGCATATGCGAGTGGGACCGATGTTTACTACAACGTTTCACGTTTCAAGAGTTATGGAAAACTATCAGGCAAGAAGATTGATGAGCTCAGAGCCGGTGCTAGAGTTGAAGTAGGCGAGTCGAAAAGAAATCCGCTCGACTTCTGCCTGTGGAAAGGCGCAAAAGAGGGAGAACCTTTCTGGGAAAGCCCCTGGGGAAAAGGAAGGCCTGGATGGCATATCGAGTGCTCGGCCATGTCGATGGCTTATCTGGGAGAGACTTTTGACATACACGGCGGTGGGCAGGACCTCATTTTTCCGCATCACGAGAATGAGATCGCTCAATCCGAAGGCGCTACCGGAAAACCATTCGTGAACTTCTGGGTCGAGAATGGTCTCGTCAACCTGACCAGCGAGAAGATGTCGAAATCGACCCGGCACTTCATAGCTGCGGATGAGATATTGAGGGAGTTTGCTCCGGAAGCGGTTCGGTTCTACCTTCTTTCGAATCACTACACATCGCCGATCGAGTTTAACGAGGCGCGGCTCAATGAAGCAGGAGCTGCGCTTGAAAGATTGAAGAACAGCATGCGGAGGGCTCTCGAACTTGAGGAGAGCGAAGCCGGGAAGAAAGAAATCGCGAAAGGCGCTCCGATTCTCAAGACAATTGGAAAAACGAAAGAACTTTTTCACGAGAGCATGGAGGATGATTTCAACAGCGCAAAAGCAATCGGTCATCTCTTCGAGCTCGGGAAGGAAGTAAACCTGTCGCTCGAACGGGGGGGTGACGCGCCCGCGATTGGCGCCGCCGGAAGGAGCCTCCAGGAGCTCGGCGCCATACTCGGGCTTTTCTGGAAAGAAGAAAGAAGGGATGTCCCGCCTGAAGTCATACAACTTGCAAGAGAACGAGAATTGGCCAGAGACAAGAAGGAATGGGAGAGGGCCGATTCCATCAGAAAATCTCTCTTCGATCAGGGCTTCATCCTCGAAGACCACGCCGGAGGAACCCGGATAAGAAGGAAATAG